A single region of the Fusarium fujikuroi IMI 58289 draft genome, chromosome FFUJ_chr05 genome encodes:
- a CDS encoding related to mismatched base pair and cruciform dna recognition protein yields the protein MSDTPQPSTLKSVVDSASGAVQSAIGSLTGNTSDQAAGDLKKQKAEAEHDASHATAKLPGVTLSGSGAAAKDDPNRTEGSWNQTAGSAKEAVGGIIGSESLKKAGHEQNLEGRNQEAKGQLSDLGTGISDRAQGTVGGAVSNLIGNKEQEAHYDELRAEGKTRQRGVEHDIQKQAEAESRE from the exons atgTCTGATACTCCCCAACCTTCCACTCTCAAGTCCGTCGTCGACTCCGCCTCCGGTGCTGTTCAGAGTGCTATTGGCAGTCTCACTGGAAACACCAGCGACCAGGCCGCTGGCGacctcaagaagcagaaggccgAAGCCGAGCATGATGCGTCCCACGCTACCGCCAAGCTCCCCGGTGTCACCCTCTCTGGCTCCGGTGCCGCCGCCAAAGATGACCCCAACCGCACTGAGGGTTCTTGGAACCAGACCGCTGGCTCCGCTAAGGAGGCTGTTGGTGGAATCATCGGCAGCGAG TCCCTGAAGAAGGCTGGCCATGAGCAGAATCTCGAGGGTAGAAACCAGGAGGCCAAGGGTCAGCTCAGCGATCTCGGTACTGGCATCAGCGACCGTGCCCAGGGTACTGTTGGTGGTGCCGTCTCCAACCTCATCGGCAACAAGGAGCAGGAGGCCCACTACGACGAGCTTCGTGCTGAGGGCAAGACCCGCCAGCGTGGTGTTGAGCACGACATCCAGAAGCAGGCTGAGGCAGAGAGCCGCGAATAA
- a CDS encoding probable Cysteine desulfurase, mitochondrial precursor (tRNA splicing protein SPL1), whose protein sequence is MSSNIASCALRSAGRVGLSPASRVTVAPLRGMARAAVVARRTSRRGYVSETKRDNAQVETAIKLDKKAFADIPPPDTPSNASVSPMAEVLKQAAVMDEGQRPIYLDMQATTPVDPRVLDAMMPFYVGVYGNPHSRTHAYGWESEKAVEDAREHVAKLIGADSKEIIFTSGATESNNMSIKGVARFFGRSGKKKHIITTQTEHKCVLDSCRHLQDEGFEVTYLPVQNNGLIRMEDLEAAIRPETALVSIMTVNNEIGVIQPIEQIGKLCRSKKIFFHTDAAQAVGKIPLDVNAMNIDLMSISSHKIYGPKGIGACYVRRRPRVRLDPLITGGGQERGLRSGTLAPSLVAGFGEACRIAKEEMAYDTKRIKYLSDRLLNGLLSMEHTTQNGAADSFYPGCVNVSFAYVEGESLLMALKDIALSSGSACTSASLEPSYVLRALGNSDESAHSSIRFGIGRFTTEAEIDYVLKAVQERVTFLRELSPLWELVQEGIDLNTIQWSQH, encoded by the exons ATGTCTTCCAATATCGCTTCATGCGCCCTGCGCTCGGCGGGCCGAGTTGGCTTGAGCCCAGCCTCTCGCGTTACTGTAGCTCCTCTGCGAGGTATGGCTCGCGCAGCTGTCGTGGCGAGGCGCACATCACGACGTGGATATGTATCGGAGACCAAGAGGGACAATGCTCAGGTTGAGACGGCTatcaagctcgacaagaaggcCTTTGCTGACATCCCTCCGCCTGATACTCCTTCCAATGCTAGCGTTAGTCCAATGGCTG AGGTCCTGAAGCAAGCAGCAGTTATGGATGAGGGCCAGCGCCCCATCTATCTCGACATGCAGGCTACAACGCCCGTCGATCCTCGAGTTCTCGATGCAATGATGCCATTCTATGTCGGCGTCTATGGCAACCCCCATTCGCGAACACATGCTTATGGTTGGGAGAGTGAGAAAGCTGTAGAAGATGCGCGTGAGCACGTCGCCAAGCTTATCGGTGCTGATTCCAAGGAGATCATCTTCACCAGCGGTGCCACCGAGAGTAATAACATGAGTATCAAGGGCGTCGCTCGCTTCTTTGGTCGATCTGGTAAGAAGAAGCACATCATCACAACACAAACTGAGCACAAGTGTGTACTCGACAGCTGCCGCCATCTTCAGGATGAGGGCTTCGAGGTCACATATCTCCCTGTTCAGAACAACGGTCTCATCAGAATGGAGGATCTGGAGGCCGCTATCCGACCCGAGACTGCCCTCGTCAGTATCATGACTGTCAACAACGAGATTGGTGTGATCCAGCCTATTGAGCAAATCGGCAAGCTGTGCCGATCGAAGAAGATCTTCTTCCATACTGACGCTGCCCAAGCTGTGGGCAAGATTCCTCTCGACGTCAACGCCATGAACATTGACTTGATGTCAATTTCCTCGCATAAAATTTATGGTCCCAAGGGTATTGGGGCCTGTTATGTCCGAAGGCGACCTAGGGTCAGACTGGACCCTCTTATTACCGGCGGTGGTCAGGAACGAGGTCTCCGAAGTGGAACTCTCGCTCCCTCCCTCGTTGCCGGCTTTGGCGAGGCTTGTCGCATCgccaaggaggagatggct TACGACACCAAGCGCATTAAATATCTCTCAGATCGTCTGCTCAACGGCCTCTTGTCTATGGAGCACACAACACAGAACGGCGCTGCCGACTCCTTCTACCCCGGTTGCGTCAACGTTTCCTTTGCTTATGTCGAGGGAGAGTCTCTCCTGATGGCCCTTAAGGATATTGCTCTGTCTTCGGGCAGTGCTTGTACCTCGGCCTCACTGGAGCCTAGCTACGTTCTGCGCGCGCTTGGCAACAGTGACGAGAGCGCTCACAGCAGTATCCGATTCGGCATTGGCCGCTTTAccactgaagctgagatTGACTATGTTCTCAAGGCAGTGCAGGAGCGTGTCACTTTCCTCCGAGAGTTGAGCCCTCTGTGGGAGCTCGTCCAGGAGGGCATCGATTTGAATACCATTCAGTGGAGCCAGCACTAA